A single region of the Eulemur rufifrons isolate Redbay chromosome 8, OSU_ERuf_1, whole genome shotgun sequence genome encodes:
- the PRKAB2 gene encoding 5'-AMP-activated protein kinase subunit beta-2 yields MGNTTSDRVSGERHGAKAARAEGASGHGPGKEHKIMVGSTDDPSVFSLPDSKLPGDKEFVSWQQDLEDSVKPTQQARPTVIRWSEGGKEVFISGSFNNWSTKIPLIKSHNDFVAILDLPEGEHQYKFFVDGQWVHDPSEPVVTSQLGTINNLIHVKKSDFEVFDALKLDSMESSETSCRDLSSSPPGPYGQEMYVFRSEERFKSPPILPPHLLQVILNKDTNISCDPALLPEPNHVMLNHLYALSIKDSVMVLSATHRYKKKYVTTLLYKPI; encoded by the exons ATGGGAAACACCACCAGCGACCGGGTGTCCGGGGAGCGCCACGGCGCCAAGGCAGCACGCGCTGAGGGCGCCAGCGGCCATGGCCCGGGCAAGGAGCATAAGATCATGGTGGGCAGCACCGACGACCCCAGCGTCTTCAGCCTGCCCGATTCCAAG CTCCCTGGGGACAAAGAGTTTGTATCATGGCAGCAGGATTTGGAGGACTCCGTAAAGCCCACACAGCAGGCCCGGCCCACTGTTATCCGCTGGTCTGAAGGAGGCAAGGAGGTCTTCATCTCTGGGTCCTTCAACAATTGGAGCACCAAGATTCCACTGATTAAGAG CCATAATGACTTTGTTGCCATCCTGGACCTCCCTGAGGGAGAGCACCAATACAAATTCTTTGTGGATGGACAATGGGTCCATGATCCATCGGAG CCTGTGGTTACCAGTCAGCTCGGCACGATTAACAATTTGATCCATGTCAAGAAATCTGACTTTGAGGTGTTTGATGCTTTAAAGCTAGATTCTATGGAAAGCTCAGAAACATCTTGTCGAG ACCTTTCCAGCTCACCTCCAGGGCCTTATGGTCAAGAAATGTATGTGTTTCGATCTGAGGAGAGATTCAAATCCCCACCCATCCTTCCTCCTCACCTACTCCAAGTTATTCTTAACAAGGACACTAATATTTCT tgTGACCCAGCCTTACTCCCTGAGCCCAACCATGTTATGCTGAACCATCTCTATGCATTGTCCATTAAG GACAGTGTGATGGTCCTTAGTGCAACCCATCGCTACAAGAAGAAGTATGTCACTACTCTGTTGTACAAGCCCATCTGA